A single genomic interval of uncultured Desulfobulbus sp. harbors:
- a CDS encoding CpsD/CapB family tyrosine-protein kinase: MNLRKALDKAQQEREEALSSGEKERAGGSLSFRKEVESREWQPPVYDQSSRVQLNLQALDENKCVCINANAAELDAYKVLRAQIMQKTREKGWNTLMITSAQPSEGKTLTAINLSITLAKEFNQTVLLVDCDLKKQDVHRRFGYESEKGLGDYLRNEAVLEEIITWPGIEKMTLISGGQTMEYSTELLGSPQMKNLVAEMKHRYPDRFIIFDLPSILDGADAITFAPLVDGIIMVTQVGRNSVKEINKALGLFPQEKLLGFVLNRQR; this comes from the coding sequence ACAAGGCTCAACAGGAACGGGAAGAGGCCTTGTCCAGCGGAGAAAAGGAACGCGCAGGCGGCAGCCTCTCATTTCGCAAAGAAGTGGAGAGCCGCGAGTGGCAACCGCCGGTCTATGATCAGTCCTCCCGAGTGCAGTTGAATCTGCAGGCACTGGACGAGAATAAATGTGTGTGCATTAACGCCAATGCGGCGGAGCTTGATGCCTATAAGGTTTTGCGGGCACAGATAATGCAAAAAACCAGGGAAAAGGGCTGGAATACGCTGATGATTACCAGCGCCCAGCCAAGTGAGGGGAAAACCCTGACCGCGATCAACCTCTCGATTACCCTGGCAAAAGAGTTCAACCAAACCGTTTTGTTGGTGGACTGCGATTTGAAAAAACAGGATGTGCACCGGCGTTTTGGCTATGAGTCGGAAAAAGGGCTGGGAGATTATCTACGCAACGAAGCTGTGCTCGAGGAGATTATCACCTGGCCGGGTATCGAGAAGATGACTTTGATTTCCGGCGGCCAGACCATGGAGTATTCCACGGAATTGCTGGGCTCGCCGCAGATGAAGAATTTGGTTGCGGAAATGAAGCATCGTTATCCGGACCGATTTATCATTTTTGATCTGCCCAGCATTCTTGATGGCGCCGATGCCATTACCTTTGCGCCATTGGTGGATGGCATAATTATGGTGACCCAGGTTGGACGCAATTCGGTGAAGGAAATCAATAAGGCGCTGGGGTTGTTTCCCCAGGAAAAGCTGCTTGGCTTTGTATTGAATCGGCAGCGGTGA
- a CDS encoding IS110 family transposase: MFYLGIDIAKAKLDCCLLLDPDSLKKKSKSVANTKAGFANLLEWLDKKGVCPTQLHAVMEGTGVYHEQVALTLVEAGVTVSIANPAQVKNFGRGLAVRTKTDGVDSFVLARYGALLKPAAWQPPTLEARVLRALLARREAVALDLQRELNRLEKADATEIPIFIRQSIDDSIEFLRTQLAKLQQEIDDHIDRHPDLRRDMELLTSIPAVGPQTGSNLLAIVHSYRFDSAEQLAAYLGLVPVERQSGSSIRGRARLSKVGPARIRAVLYMAAVVATKYNPHVKAVYDRLLAKGKAKMAAIGAAMRKLVHLCFGVLKTRMHYQADYAKIS; encoded by the coding sequence ATGTTCTATCTCGGAATCGATATCGCCAAAGCCAAGCTCGACTGTTGCCTGTTGCTCGACCCCGACAGTTTGAAGAAAAAGTCCAAGTCCGTTGCGAACACTAAGGCTGGCTTTGCCAACCTTTTGGAATGGCTGGATAAAAAAGGGGTTTGCCCCACCCAACTCCATGCCGTCATGGAAGGCACCGGCGTGTATCACGAGCAGGTCGCGCTGACCCTGGTCGAGGCTGGAGTAACGGTTTCTATCGCCAACCCCGCCCAGGTGAAGAATTTCGGGCGTGGGTTGGCAGTACGAACCAAAACCGACGGTGTGGATAGTTTTGTCCTCGCGCGTTATGGCGCCCTACTCAAACCAGCAGCCTGGCAACCTCCCACTCTAGAGGCCCGTGTATTGCGGGCGCTTTTGGCTCGCCGGGAGGCTGTTGCTCTAGACTTGCAAAGAGAGCTCAACCGACTAGAAAAAGCCGACGCAACGGAGATCCCGATATTTATCCGTCAGTCCATCGACGACTCCATCGAATTTCTGCGCACGCAACTTGCCAAACTACAGCAGGAAATCGACGACCATATCGACCGCCATCCCGACCTGCGACGCGACATGGAACTCTTGACCAGCATCCCTGCCGTGGGGCCGCAGACTGGAAGTAATTTGCTCGCTATCGTTCACAGCTATCGTTTTGATTCGGCAGAGCAACTTGCAGCCTATCTGGGCTTGGTTCCAGTTGAACGGCAATCCGGATCATCCATCCGGGGAAGAGCCCGATTATCAAAAGTCGGACCGGCTAGAATCCGGGCCGTGCTGTATATGGCGGCTGTTGTCGCGACCAAATATAATCCTCACGTCAAGGCGGTCTATGATCGACTTCTGGCAAAGGGTAAAGCTAAAATGGCCGCGATTGGAGCAGCGATGCGCAAGCTCGTTCATCTTTGTTTTGGAGTACTAAAAACCCGTATGCACTACCAGGCGGATTATGCAAAAATCAGTTGA
- a CDS encoding XrtA/PEP-CTERM system-associated ATPase, with translation MYEKFYGLKEKPFKLIPNPQFLYLSKKHQNALTYLEYGLAEGSGFILLTGEIGSGKTTTIRHILNRLEGDLEVGVISNTNVDSDELINLVAHEFGIEGNFANKAKALDAVFHHFIARYAKGKRVLLVIDEAQNLSIQALEEVRMLSNLQTDEQALLQIMLIGQPELRRKLQLPELTQLSQRVAVYYHLGALEREELEEYLAYRLEKVGGKLEIFAPSTFDRIYEASGGIPRIINLICDTALVYGYAESIPQINDDIISQVIRDKEGFGLVPSEKSAVVGENRELFVDQQRKIFDLEQRLEDLRRQFEQLMLVVAGGNNRVNERLIIELMAAVQQGDSIKEKAAPHVSPVEEKKSSSRLFSGWKSKEKKQATVPADIRGGQSAGENAVEGQKGIRTIVGDVELSMIDLHCHILPDIDDGAKNFEEAVEMARLAAADGIAAIVATPHLKDTLYKPAEISRRVSWLNHLLRQEGIALTIMPGAEVSTLFTPEQARGFTINDTEYVLIEFPLTHLPNNAGDVLAQFIEAGYKPVIAHPERNPTVIGRPEVLKKVLRNDCYVQVTAGSVIGEFGKDVQQCSHQLLRSGLVDVIASDAHSSLYRKPLLADGVKCAAEIIGAEAAQRMVFATPAKIISGLAL, from the coding sequence ATGTACGAAAAATTTTACGGCCTCAAAGAAAAGCCCTTCAAACTCATCCCCAATCCTCAATTCCTCTACCTGAGTAAAAAACACCAAAACGCGTTAACCTACCTGGAGTACGGTCTTGCGGAAGGTTCGGGCTTTATCCTCCTCACCGGAGAAATCGGTTCCGGAAAAACGACGACCATTCGCCATATCCTCAATCGTCTTGAAGGAGATCTGGAAGTCGGGGTCATCTCCAACACCAATGTGGACTCGGATGAGCTTATCAATCTCGTTGCCCACGAATTTGGTATTGAAGGGAATTTTGCGAATAAAGCCAAAGCATTGGACGCTGTTTTCCACCATTTTATCGCACGCTATGCCAAAGGAAAGCGTGTATTATTAGTCATCGACGAGGCACAAAACCTTTCCATTCAGGCACTTGAAGAAGTGAGAATGCTCTCCAATTTGCAGACGGACGAGCAGGCGCTTTTACAAATAATGTTGATCGGCCAGCCGGAGTTGCGGAGGAAACTACAACTTCCTGAATTGACGCAGCTTTCCCAGCGCGTAGCCGTTTATTATCATCTCGGTGCGTTGGAGCGCGAAGAACTCGAAGAATACCTGGCTTATCGTTTGGAAAAAGTGGGCGGAAAACTCGAGATTTTTGCACCATCGACTTTCGATAGAATCTATGAGGCCTCTGGCGGCATTCCACGCATCATCAACCTAATCTGTGATACGGCCCTGGTGTATGGCTATGCAGAATCGATTCCGCAAATCAATGATGACATTATTAGTCAGGTCATCCGCGATAAAGAAGGGTTTGGATTAGTCCCTTCAGAAAAATCTGCAGTCGTTGGTGAGAACAGGGAGCTTTTCGTTGATCAGCAGCGCAAGATTTTTGACCTCGAACAGCGATTAGAAGATTTACGGCGTCAGTTTGAGCAGTTGATGTTGGTGGTGGCTGGGGGCAATAATCGGGTCAATGAGCGCTTAATTATCGAACTCATGGCAGCAGTGCAGCAGGGGGACAGCATAAAGGAGAAAGCTGCACCTCATGTATCGCCCGTCGAAGAAAAGAAATCTTCAAGCCGGTTGTTTTCCGGCTGGAAATCGAAAGAGAAAAAACAGGCAACTGTACCTGCAGATATTCGAGGAGGACAGTCTGCAGGTGAAAACGCAGTTGAAGGGCAAAAAGGTATTCGCACGATCGTCGGGGACGTCGAGTTGTCCATGATCGACCTTCACTGTCATATCTTGCCGGATATTGATGACGGTGCCAAAAATTTCGAAGAAGCCGTCGAAATGGCGCGGTTGGCCGCTGCCGACGGAATAGCCGCCATTGTGGCGACGCCCCATCTGAAAGATACGCTGTACAAACCGGCTGAGATCAGTCGGCGGGTATCGTGGTTGAATCATTTGTTGCGCCAGGAAGGGATCGCTTTAACCATCATGCCCGGCGCCGAGGTTTCAACATTGTTTACTCCTGAGCAAGCCCGGGGATTTACCATCAATGATACCGAATATGTGCTCATCGAATTCCCGCTTACTCACTTGCCCAACAATGCCGGAGATGTTCTCGCGCAGTTTATTGAAGCTGGCTACAAACCGGTTATTGCCCATCCCGAACGAAATCCGACGGTAATCGGGCGACCTGAAGTGTTGAAAAAGGTGCTGCGCAACGACTGTTACGTGCAGGTGACTGCTGGAAGTGTGATCGGCGAATTCGGCAAAGATGTGCAGCAATGTAGTCATCAACTGCTGCGTTCCGGCCTGGTTGATGTGATTGCATCCGATGCCCATTCTTCGCTGTACCGTAAGCCTCTTCTGGCAGACGGGGTAAAGTGCGCTGCGGAGATTATCGGTGCAGAGGCTGCGCAAAGGATGGTCTTTGCCACACCTGCCAAAATTATTTCCGGGTTGGCGTTGTAA